The segment TCGACGCCGTCTGCACCAGCACGTGGGAGGTGACCGGCGGCGCGGTGCACGCCTACGAGGGCGGCTACGCGGCGTACGTCCTCGCGCGCGCCGAGCGGGACCGCCTGCAGTCGGCCGTGGACGCCCGGCGCGCCAACCTGGTCCGCAAGGAGCTGGCCTGGCTGCGGCGGGGACCGCCGGCGCGCACCTCCAAGCCGCGGTTCCGGATCGACGCGGCCAACGCCCTGATCGCCACCGAGCCGCCGGCGCGCGACCCGGTCGAGCTGGTGCGCTTCGCGGGGTCCCGGCTCGGCAAGCGGGTCTACGACGTGGAGGACGCGACCGTCGAGGTCGGCGGCCGGGCGCTGCTCGACCACCTGACCTGGCAGCTCGGCCCGGGCGACCGGGTCGGGGTGGCCGGGGTCAACGGCTCGGGCAAGACGTCTCTGCTGCGGCTGCTCACCGGCGAGCTGCGGCCGAGTGCCGGGCGGGTGGTCACCGGCCTGACCGTGCGGCCGGCCTACCTCTCTCAGGCCGTGACCGAGCTGGACCCCGCCCTGCGCGTGCTCGAGGCGGTCGAGCAGGTCAAGCAGGTCGTCGAGCTCGGCAAGGGGCGCACCGCGACGGCCAGCCAGCTGTGCGAACGCTTCGGCTTCGTCGGCGCGGCGCAATGGACGCCGGTGGCCGACCTGTCCGGGGGCGAGCGCCGCCGGCTGCAGCTGCTGCGCCTGCTGATGGACGAGCCCAACGTTCTGCTGCTCGACGAGCCCACGAACGACCTCGACATCGACACCCTGACCGCCCTGGAGGACCTGCTCGACGGCTGGCCCGGCACGCTGCTCGTCGTCTCGCACGACCGCTACTTCCTCGAGCGGGTCTGCGACCGCACGGTGGCGCTGCTCGGCGACGGCCGCCTGCGCGACCTCCCCGGCGGCGTCGACGAGTATCTCGCGCGGCGGCGAGCTGTCGTGGCGGCGCAGGCGGCCGGTGCCGCCGGTGCTGCGGGTGCCACCGGTGGCGCCGGTGCCGCCGGGACCGCCGCGGCGTCGTCCGGCTCCGGGGGGTCGAGCGGCCCGGGGGACGCGGCCCGGCTGCGCGCCGACCGCAAGGAGCTGGCCCGGCTCGACCGGTCCCTGGACCGGCTGCGGCGCCAGGAGCAGCGGCTGCACGACGACCTGGCGGCCGCGGCGACCGACCACGAGCGGGTGCTCGCCCTGGACACCGAGCTGCGCGCGCTCACGGCCGAGCGCGAGGCGCTCGAGGAGCAGTGGCTGGAGGTCGCGGAACGGGTCGACCTACCACGTTGACCACGTACGCTGACCGGCATGCGCGTCGCCGTGGAGTGGGGACCGGCGGGCGCGAAGGTCCTCTCCGAGTCCTGCGACGTCCTCGTCGTGGTCGACGTGCTGAGCTTCTCGACCGCGCTGACGGTGGCGGTCGAGCGAGGGGCCAAGGTCTGGCCGCACACCGGGGGCGAGAGCGCCGGGCAGCTGGCCCGCGACATCGGCGCCGTCCTGGCCGGCAACCGTTCGTCGCACGACGGTGTGACGCTCTCGCCGGCCAGCCTGCGGGAGCTGCCGGACGACGCCCGGCTGGTGCTGCCGTCGCCCAACGGGTCGTCGATCGCGTTCGCCGCGGTCAACAGCGCGCTGCCGGTCGTCGCCGGCTGCCTGCGCAACGCGCACGCCGTGGCTCGGCACCTGCGTGACGTCGAGCGGATCGGCATCGTGCCGGCGGGCGAGCGCTGGGGCGACGGGTCCCTGCGTCCCGCCTACGAGGACCTGGTCGGGGCCGGCGCCGTCGTCGAGCGGCTCACCGCGGAGGAGCCGGGGGTCGAGCTCAGCCCCGAGGCCGAGGCGGCGGCGGCGGCGTTCCGCTGGCTGCGACCGCTCGCCCAGTGCCCGTCGGGTGTCGAGCTGATCGACAAGGGCTACGCCGACGACGTCACGATCGCCGAGCAGGTCGACGCGAGCGACGTCGTGCCGGTCATGGTCGAGGGGCGGTTCGTCGCGGTCTGACCCTGTCTGACCCTGCCTACTCGTCGAACCGCACGACGAGCCGGCGCAGCAGGGTCGACAGGGTCTCCCGGTCGGTCCTGCTGAGGTCGCGGAGCAGCTCGCGCTCGCGGTCGAGCAGGTCGGCGAGGGCAGCATCGACGCGCTCCTTGCCGCGCGCGGTCAGCCGGACGTGGACCCCTCGGCGGTCCTGCGGGTCGGGCAGCCGCTGGACCAAGCCGGCGTTCTCCAGCCGGTCCACCCGGTTGGTCATCGTGCCGCTGGTGACCATCGTCTGGGTGATCAGCCGGCCGGGGGAGAGCACGTAGGGCTTGCCCTCCCGCCGCAGCGCGGCGAGGACGTCGAACTCCCAGGTCTCCAGCCCCTGCGCCGCGAAGGCCGTGCGCCGGGCCCGGTCGAGGTGCCGCGCGAGCCGGGTCACCCGGCTGAGCACCTCGAGCGGCCGCACGTCGAGGTCGGGGCGCTCACGCGCCCACGCCGCGACCAGGCGGTCGACCTCGTCCTCGTCCGGCACGTCGCCTCCTCGGCGCCTCTGTGCGCTGGCAAAGAGTCTTGACATCGAGATTGTACGTCGTCAAGATATCTTGACATCAAGACATCTGGTAGAGCACGAGGTGAGCGGCATGCAGTGGGACCCCGGCGAGTACCTGCAGTTCGGCGCCGAGCGCGGCCGGGCGTTCGTCGACCTCGTGGCCAGGGTCCCTGCCGAGGACCCGCACCGTGTGGTGGACCTGGGGTGCGGTCCCGGCAACCTGACCCGGCTGCTGGCCCGGCGCTGGCCGGGCGCCCGGGTCGATGGCGTCGACTCGTCGCCGGAGATGGTCGAGCGGGCACGCGCCGACGAGGAGACCGATCGGCTGACCTTCCAGGTCGGCGACCTGCGCGACTGGTCCCCGGCCGTGCCGGTCGACGTCCTGCTCTCCAACGCCACGCTGCAGTGGGTGCCGGGACACCTCGACTTGCTGGAGCGACTGGTGGCTGCCGTGCGACCGGGCGGGTGGTTGGCCTTGCAGGTCCCCGGCAACTTCGGAGAGCGCAGCCACACCGCGATCGCCGAGCTGCGGGCGGCACCACGCTGGCGTGAGCGGCTCGAGGGCCAGGAGATCGAGCAGCCGTCCGCCGAGGAGCCGGCGGTCTACCTGGACCGGCTGGTCGACCTGGGCTGCCGTGCCGACGTATGGGAGACGACGTACCTCCAGGTCCTGCAGGGACCGGACGCCCTCGTGCGGTGGATCAGCGGCACCGGGCTGCGTCCGGTGCTCGGCGCGCTCGACGCCGGGGACCGCGACGACTTCGTGGCCGACTACCGCGCCCTGGTGGCGCCGGCCTACCCGGAACGCCCGTGGGGCACCGTGCTCCCGTACCGTCGGATCTTCGCCGTCGCGCAGCGGGCTTCGGACGTGGCCGGGTGAGCAGGGTGGTCGGGCTGCACCACGTGCAGCTCG is part of the Actinomycetes bacterium genome and harbors:
- a CDS encoding ABC-F family ATP-binding cassette domain-containing protein, with amino-acid sequence MPPAPRSGRNLVNLESVTKAYGTTVLLDAVSLGVGEGDRVGVVGRNGGGKSTLLGVLTRSVPPDTGRVTHTGGLRVAAVGQADDLDASATVRSLVLGHGPAHEWAADARVRDVLEGLFGDRSALDAVLDRPVGPLSGGERRRVALARALVGEHDLLVLDEPTNHLDVEGIDWLARHLSARREAVVVVTHDRWFLDAVCTSTWEVTGGAVHAYEGGYAAYVLARAERDRLQSAVDARRANLVRKELAWLRRGPPARTSKPRFRIDAANALIATEPPARDPVELVRFAGSRLGKRVYDVEDATVEVGGRALLDHLTWQLGPGDRVGVAGVNGSGKTSLLRLLTGELRPSAGRVVTGLTVRPAYLSQAVTELDPALRVLEAVEQVKQVVELGKGRTATASQLCERFGFVGAAQWTPVADLSGGERRRLQLLRLLMDEPNVLLLDEPTNDLDIDTLTALEDLLDGWPGTLLVVSHDRYFLERVCDRTVALLGDGRLRDLPGGVDEYLARRRAVVAAQAAGAAGAAGATGGAGAAGTAAASSGSGGSSGPGDAARLRADRKELARLDRSLDRLRRQEQRLHDDLAAAATDHERVLALDTELRALTAEREALEEQWLEVAERVDLPR
- a CDS encoding 2-phosphosulfolactate phosphatase, encoding MRVAVEWGPAGAKVLSESCDVLVVVDVLSFSTALTVAVERGAKVWPHTGGESAGQLARDIGAVLAGNRSSHDGVTLSPASLRELPDDARLVLPSPNGSSIAFAAVNSALPVVAGCLRNAHAVARHLRDVERIGIVPAGERWGDGSLRPAYEDLVGAGAVVERLTAEEPGVELSPEAEAAAAAFRWLRPLAQCPSGVELIDKGYADDVTIAEQVDASDVVPVMVEGRFVAV
- a CDS encoding MarR family transcriptional regulator; this translates as MPDEDEVDRLVAAWARERPDLDVRPLEVLSRVTRLARHLDRARRTAFAAQGLETWEFDVLAALRREGKPYVLSPGRLITQTMVTSGTMTNRVDRLENAGLVQRLPDPQDRRGVHVRLTARGKERVDAALADLLDRERELLRDLSRTDRETLSTLLRRLVVRFDE
- a CDS encoding trans-aconitate 2-methyltransferase, translated to MQWDPGEYLQFGAERGRAFVDLVARVPAEDPHRVVDLGCGPGNLTRLLARRWPGARVDGVDSSPEMVERARADEETDRLTFQVGDLRDWSPAVPVDVLLSNATLQWVPGHLDLLERLVAAVRPGGWLALQVPGNFGERSHTAIAELRAAPRWRERLEGQEIEQPSAEEPAVYLDRLVDLGCRADVWETTYLQVLQGPDALVRWISGTGLRPVLGALDAGDRDDFVADYRALVAPAYPERPWGTVLPYRRIFAVAQRASDVAG